The Coffea arabica cultivar ET-39 chromosome 1e, Coffea Arabica ET-39 HiFi, whole genome shotgun sequence genome has a window encoding:
- the LOC140016130 gene encoding uncharacterized protein — translation MDSIAAGKSEGKQVGRRIYLPSSFIGGPRDICHHYVDAMALVQKFGKPDLFITMTCNTQWKEIQENLKYGESAQERLDLVSRVFKAKFELLKAEILKKKIFGEVAACVHVIEFQKRGLPHAYILLILKPEYKLLSPEAYDRIVSAEIPDPNKQKYLYSLVVRHMMHGPCGPLKPDNVCMKNGFSKNHFPKDYCDFTVHSEDSYPHYRRRRNGPTVRVRKQLLDNRWVVPYNPYLLALFDCHMNVEVCSTIKLVKYLYKYVYKGHDRVSFHVHSGSGSEDIDEINEFQSGRWVAAAEAFWRERYYLRLLLSHVRAPKSFKDLLTVNGSLAISYREAAFQMGLLQSDTHVEDTLNNAVAFQMPCSLRILFAVLWFTVRPVIRSHCGKNMRVPCLLILKEVEIFLVVIPKK, via the exons ATGGATAGTATAGCTGCAGGAAAGAGTGAAGGGAAGCAGGTAGGCCGGAGGATATATCTTCCATCTTCTTTTATTGGTGGCCCAAGAGATATATGTCATCATTATGTAGATGCAATGGCGTTAGTTCAgaaatttggcaaaccagatCTCTTCATTACTATGACATGCAATACCCAATGGAaagagattcaagaaaacttaaAATATGGAGAATCAGCACAGGAACGACTAGATCTGGTTTCTAGAGTGTTTAAAGCAAAGTTTGAGCTGCTCAAGGCTGAAATACTCAAGAAGAAAATATTCGGTGAAGTTGCAGCATGCGTTCATGTgattgaattccagaaaagaGGCCTTCCTCATGCTTACATACTCTTGATTCTTAAGCCTGAATATAAGCTATTAAGTCCAGAAGCTTATGACCGAATTGTTTCTGCTGAGATTCCAGATCCGAATAAGCAAAAATATTTATACTCTCTTGTTGTCAGACATATGATGCATGGCCCTTGTGGACCGTTGAAGCCAGATAATGTTTGCATGAAAAATGGGTTCAGTAAGAACCATTTTCCAAAAGATTACTGTGACTTCACTGTCCATTCAGAAGATTCCTATCCACATTATAGGCGTCGAAGGAATGGTCCAACTGTAAGAGTACGAAAACAGTTGTTGGATAACCGTTGGGTTGTCCCCTATAATCCTTACCTTCTTGCACTTTTTGACTGCCACATGAATGTTGAGGTTTGCTCAACTATCAAGCTGGTCAAGTATTTATACAAATATGTCTACAAGGGCCATGACCGTGTGAGCTTTCATGTTCATTCTGGTTCTGGCAGTGAGGATATTGACGAAATCAATGAGTTCCAGTCTGGAAGATGGGTTGCTGCTGCAGAGGCATTTTGGC GTGAGCGTTATTATCTTAGGCTGTTGCTGTCTCATGTTCGTGCTCCCAAATCCTTTAAGGATCTTTTGACTGTTAATGGCAGTCTTGCTATATCATATAGAGAGGCTGCATTTCAGATGGGTCTTCTCCAATCTGATACTCACGTAGAGGACACTCTCAATAATGCAGTGGCATTTCAAATGCCATGTTCACTGCGCATCTTATTTGcagttttgtggtttactgtTCGTCCAGTAATCCGAAGTCATTGTGGGAAAAATATGAGGGTGCCATGTCTTCTGATTTTGAAAGAAGTAGAGATCTTTCTGGTTGTGATTCCGAAGAAGTGA
- the LOC113700881 gene encoding replication protein A 70 kDa DNA-binding subunit D-like isoform X5 — protein sequence MASPIAAVPRIVRISEVNETLVNWKTLVHVVESHRVKHVQLHGSSKSFCHFEFGDSQGIMVSAVVYDDDISHVDGLLLPFKKYYVSAVEICEIPETTPPGLYRFYWVINSKTVVEEVAEEVGPVLSFYFHLRSFESLHFVADTDEFINVMGLIVHAFLPRDVYMDGTMRHGRDYVIVDHSKCPVLLTLWEDFEAVEGHVIDEAMPTMPVIIAMRVRVLTENYILLSTQPSSVILVAPDVLEARQLDYWCEKNVSDLVRMVFDDKSYANPAILLPPVRDPTLTAISSVASFTRFDRATVWIKGRAEIACPMTRFWHLACPHCYRPYDFSSTLGI from the exons ATGGCATCGCCTATTGCTGCTGTACCCCGAATTGTTCGCATATCTGAGGTTAATGAAACTTTGGTCAATTGGAAGACTTTGGTGCACGTTGTTGAGTCTCATCGTGTCAAGCACGTTCAACTGCATGGTTCTTCCAAGTCATTTTGTCACTTCGAATTTGGTGATTCCCAG GGTATTATGGTTTCTGCAGTTGTCTATGATGATGACATCTCGCATGTGGATGGCCTTCTATTGCCGTTCAAGAAGTATTACGTATCAGCTGTGGAGATTTGTGAAATTCCAGAGACTACTCCCCCGGGACTTTATCGATTCTATTGGGTTATTAACAGTAAGACTGTTGTCGAGGAAGTTGCTGAAGAGGTCGGGCCAGTGCTTTCGTTTTATTTCCATCTGCGCTCATTTGAATCACTTCATTTTGTGGCTGACACTGATGAGTTCATAA ATGTAATGGGGCTCATTGTTCATGCTTTCCTTCCACGAGATGTTTATATGGACGGGACTATGCGCCATGGGAGGGACTATGTCATAGTCGACCACAG TAAATGTCCAGTCCTTTTGACTTTGTGGGAGGATTTTGAGGCTGTCGAAGGTCATGTTATTGATGAAGCAATGCCCACCATGCCTGTTATTATTGCTATGAGGGTTAGGGTCTTAACAGAAAATT ATATATTGTTGTCCACCCAGCCATCTTCTGTTATACTTGTTGCTCCTGATGTTTTGGAGGCACGCCAGCTTGATTATTG gtGTGAAAAAAATGTTTCGGACTTAGTCCGTATGGTTTTTGATGATAAATCGTATGCTAATCCGGCTATTCTTCTGCCCCCTGTTCGTGATCCAACTCTTACTGCAATCTCCAGCGTTGCGTCATTCACTCGATTT GATCGAGCAACTGTCTGGATTAAGGGCCGTGCTGAAATTGCGTGTCCGATGACTCGCTTTTGGCATCTTGCTTGCCCCCACTGTTATCGTCCCTATGATTTTTCCAGTACCTTAGGGATTTGA